The Halomonas elongata DSM 2581 DNA segment GCGGTATCGATGTCGGCGAGGATGGCGTCGGCCTCGTCGAGACGACCGCGCAGCAGAAGGTGGCGGGCCTCGAGATGGCGGGCATGCGAAGCGTTCACGAGGTCGCCGTGTGTCTCCAGGGTGTCGCGGGCGCCGCCGAGGGCCCTGGCGGACCAGCCGAGGTCACGCGAGACTAGCGCGATCTCGGCTTCGGCGACGATGCATCGTGCACGGGCCGCCGCTTCCTTCGAGCCGAACGCTCGCGCGGCATCGCGCAGGCGCTCCCGGCCTAGCGAGAGATCGCCGAGCCGCGCCAGGGCGATGCCTCTCAGGGCGAGGGCTGGCGCATCCTCGCGCAGGGCAATCCGATTCAGCGCACCGAGCGGGTCGCCCGCCGCGAGTGCGCGCCCCGCGGCTTCGATCAGTGCATCCATCCAAATGTCGCCATCATTGTTACTCCCGGTCCTGGCGTGTCTGCACTAAATATATCCCATGGCCCGACACCAACGGGCCACATCGGATCCATGCATGAACCCGAAGGGAGAATGCCGAAATGGTGGAACACAGAACGGCGACACGCGAAGAATGGCTGGCGGAGCGGCTCGAACTGCTGCAGGCAGAGAAGGAACTGACACGGCGCAGTGATGAATTGGCGCAGCGGCGCCAGGCGCTGCCGTGGGTGAGAATCGACAAGTCGTATCGTTTCGAGACCGAGGCAGGAGATGCCTCGCTGAAGGATCTTTTCCAGGGGCGCTCGCAACTGATCGTCTATCATTTCATGTTCGGCCCGGACTACGAGGCGGGCTGCCCGTCATGTTCGATGATCGCGGATGGCTTCAACGGCTTCGTGACGCACCTGGCCCATCATGATGTCACCCTGATGGCGGTGTCGCGGGCGCCGCTGGCAACCCTGCAGGCCTACAAGCAGCGCATGGGCTGGTCCTTTCCCTGGGCCTCGTCGCCCGATGGTGACTTCAATTTCGATTTCAGCGTCTGGTTCACCGAGCAACAGCAACGTGACGGGGACATCGAGTACAACTATCAGCGCGAGCCCGTGTTCGCATGGCGGGCCGGGAAGGCAGGTGGCGGCGAGGCGCCGGAGTCACAGTTTGCGGCCATGTGTGGTACCGATACGGCCACCTATCAGCGCGACCGGCCGGGGATGAGCACCTTTGTCCTGGAGGACGGCGCCGTCTACCACTGTTATTCCACGTATTCGCGCGGATTGGATGGGCTGTGGGGCTCCTACCAGTGGCTCGATCGGGCGCCCCTGGGGCGTAACGAGTCCGGAGGAATCTGGTGGCGGCGCCACGACGAGTACGGCGAGTCGTGAGTCACGAACATGTTATCTGGTCCGTTGCATGGCTCGTCGCACAGCTCGGTCTGTCGAAACGAGGCTTCTCCGCGCGACTATCCT contains these protein-coding regions:
- a CDS encoding DUF899 domain-containing protein; the protein is MVEHRTATREEWLAERLELLQAEKELTRRSDELAQRRQALPWVRIDKSYRFETEAGDASLKDLFQGRSQLIVYHFMFGPDYEAGCPSCSMIADGFNGFVTHLAHHDVTLMAVSRAPLATLQAYKQRMGWSFPWASSPDGDFNFDFSVWFTEQQQRDGDIEYNYQREPVFAWRAGKAGGGEAPESQFAAMCGTDTATYQRDRPGMSTFVLEDGAVYHCYSTYSRGLDGLWGSYQWLDRAPLGRNESGGIWWRRHDEYGES